The proteins below are encoded in one region of Pseudomonas ekonensis:
- the ccoO gene encoding cytochrome-c oxidase, cbb3-type subunit II, producing the protein MKHETIEKNVGLLMLLMVFAVSIGGLTQIVPLFFQDVTNKPVEGMKPYTALQLEGRDIYIREGCVGCHSQMVRPFRAETERYGHYSVAGESVWDHPFLWGSKRTGPDLARVGGRYSDDWHRAHLYNPRNVVPESKMPAYPWLVTQAVDSSHTETKLKAMRTLGVPYTDDDIGGAVASLKGKTEMDALVSYLQVLGTAIKSKR; encoded by the coding sequence ATGAAACACGAAACGATTGAAAAGAACGTCGGCCTCCTGATGCTGCTCATGGTGTTCGCCGTGAGCATCGGCGGCCTGACCCAGATCGTCCCGCTGTTCTTCCAGGACGTGACCAACAAGCCGGTGGAAGGCATGAAGCCCTACACCGCGCTGCAACTGGAAGGCCGCGACATCTATATCCGCGAAGGCTGCGTCGGCTGCCATTCGCAGATGGTGCGGCCGTTCCGCGCCGAGACCGAACGCTACGGCCACTACTCCGTCGCCGGCGAAAGCGTGTGGGACCACCCGTTCCTGTGGGGCTCCAAGCGCACCGGCCCGGACCTGGCCCGCGTCGGCGGCCGCTACTCGGACGACTGGCACCGCGCGCACCTGTACAACCCGCGCAACGTGGTGCCGGAGTCGAAGATGCCGGCCTACCCGTGGCTGGTGACCCAGGCGGTCGACAGCAGCCACACCGAAACCAAGCTCAAGGCCATGCGCACCCTCGGCGTGCCGTACACCGACGACGACATCGGCGGCGCGGTGGCCAGCCTCAAGGGCAAGACCGAAATGGACGCCCTCGTCTCCTACCTGCAAGTGCTCGGCACTGCGATCAAGAGCAAGAGGTGA
- a CDS encoding cbb3-type cytochrome oxidase subunit 3, protein MVIEMSTGLIRGLGTVVVFVAFVGLTLWVFNGKRQPEFAEARLLPFADEPQPDTPQESAPTRSTRP, encoded by the coding sequence ATGGTCATTGAAATGAGCACAGGGCTGATCCGCGGCCTGGGCACCGTTGTCGTGTTCGTGGCCTTCGTCGGCCTGACCCTGTGGGTGTTCAACGGCAAGCGCCAACCGGAATTCGCCGAAGCGCGCCTGCTGCCGTTCGCCGACGAACCGCAACCCGACACCCCCCAAGAATCTGCACCAACAAGGAGTACCCGGCCATGA
- the ccoP gene encoding cytochrome-c oxidase, cbb3-type subunit III, with protein sequence MTTFWSTWICVLTIGSLIGLTWLLVGTRRGETKGSVDQTMGHSFDGIEEYDNPLPQWWFMLFAGTLVFSVGYLILYPGLGNWKGILPGYENGWTGEHEWEKEMAKADAKFGPIFAKFAAMPVEEVAKDPQALKMGGRLFASNCSVCHGSDAKGAFGFPNLTDSDWRWGGSADTIKATIMGGRMAAMPAWGEVLGEAGVKNVAAYVRHGLAGLPLPADSKADLQAGQQAFSTTCVACHGANGQGTEAMGAPNLTHPAGFIYGTGLTQLEQTIRHGRQGHMPAQSELLGNDKVQLVAAYVYSLSHKLNTENLQAEGKKE encoded by the coding sequence ATGACCACCTTCTGGAGTACGTGGATCTGCGTACTGACCATCGGCAGCCTGATCGGCCTGACCTGGCTGCTGGTCGGCACCCGCCGGGGCGAGACCAAGGGCAGCGTCGACCAGACCATGGGCCACAGCTTCGACGGCATCGAGGAGTACGACAACCCGCTGCCGCAGTGGTGGTTCATGCTGTTCGCCGGCACGCTGGTGTTTTCCGTCGGCTACCTGATCCTTTATCCGGGCCTGGGCAACTGGAAAGGCATCCTGCCCGGCTACGAGAACGGCTGGACCGGCGAGCACGAGTGGGAAAAGGAAATGGCCAAGGCCGACGCCAAGTTCGGGCCGATCTTCGCCAAGTTCGCGGCGATGCCGGTGGAAGAAGTGGCGAAAGATCCCCAGGCGCTGAAGATGGGCGGCCGCCTGTTCGCCTCCAACTGCTCGGTGTGCCACGGCTCCGACGCCAAGGGCGCCTTCGGCTTCCCCAACCTGACCGACAGCGACTGGCGCTGGGGCGGCAGCGCCGACACCATCAAGGCCACCATCATGGGCGGGCGGATGGCGGCGATGCCGGCCTGGGGCGAAGTGCTGGGCGAGGCCGGCGTGAAGAACGTCGCCGCGTATGTGCGCCACGGCCTGGCCGGCCTGCCGCTGCCGGCGGACAGCAAGGCCGACCTGCAGGCCGGTCAGCAAGCGTTCAGCACCACCTGCGTCGCCTGCCACGGGGCCAACGGCCAGGGCACCGAAGCCATGGGCGCGCCGAACCTGACGCACCCGGCCGGCTTCATCTACGGCACCGGCCTGACCCAACTGGAGCAGACCATCCGCCATGGCCGCCAGGGCCACATGCCGGCGCAGAGCGAATTGCTCGGCAACGATAAAGTGCAATTGGTGGCTGCTTATGTGTACAGCCTGTCGCACAAACTGAATACAGAGAACCTGCAAGCCGAAGGCAAAAAAGAGTAG
- the ccoN gene encoding cytochrome-c oxidase, cbb3-type subunit I — translation MSTAISPTAYNYKVVRQFAIMTVVWGILGMGLGVFIASQLVWPELNFGLPWTSFGRLRPLHTNLVIFAFGGCALFATSYYVVQRTCQTRLISDSLAAFTFWGWQAVIVGAIITLPMGFTTTKEYAELEWPLAILLAIVWVTYGLVFFGTITKRKTKHIYVGNWFYGAFIVVTAMLHIVNHMSLPVSLFKSYSAYSGATDAMIQWWYGHNAVGFFLTTGFLGMMYYFVPKQAERPIYSYRLSIVHFWALITLYIWAGPHHLHYTALPDWAQSLGMAMSIILLAPSWGGMINGMMTLSGAWHKLRTDPILRFLVVSLAFYGMSTFEGPMMAIKTVNSLSHYTDWTIGHVHAGALGWVAMISIGAIYHMIPKLFGRAQMHSTGLINAHFWLATIGTVLYIASMWVNGITQGLMWRAINDDGTLTYSFVEALQASHPGFIVRALGGAFFASGMLLMAYNVWRTVRASNPAEAEAAAKIAVVGAH, via the coding sequence ATGAGCACAGCAATCAGTCCGACTGCTTATAACTATAAGGTAGTCCGCCAGTTCGCCATCATGACGGTGGTCTGGGGGATCCTTGGCATGGGGCTCGGTGTCTTCATCGCCTCGCAACTGGTCTGGCCGGAACTGAACTTCGGTCTGCCGTGGACGAGCTTTGGACGCCTTCGCCCGTTGCACACAAACCTGGTGATTTTTGCCTTCGGCGGATGTGCACTGTTTGCCACTTCCTACTATGTCGTGCAGCGAACCTGCCAGACGCGACTGATTTCCGACAGCCTCGCGGCCTTCACCTTCTGGGGCTGGCAAGCGGTGATCGTCGGCGCGATCATTACCTTGCCGATGGGTTTCACCACCACCAAGGAATACGCTGAACTGGAGTGGCCGCTGGCCATTCTGCTGGCCATTGTCTGGGTCACCTACGGTCTGGTGTTCTTCGGCACCATCACCAAGCGCAAGACCAAGCACATCTACGTGGGCAACTGGTTCTACGGCGCCTTCATCGTCGTGACCGCGATGCTGCACATCGTCAACCACATGTCGCTGCCGGTCAGCCTGTTCAAGTCCTACTCCGCCTACTCCGGCGCGACCGACGCGATGATCCAGTGGTGGTACGGCCACAACGCCGTGGGCTTCTTCCTGACCACCGGCTTCCTGGGGATGATGTACTACTTCGTGCCGAAGCAGGCCGAGCGTCCGATCTACTCCTATCGCCTGTCCATCGTGCACTTCTGGGCCCTGATCACTCTGTACATCTGGGCAGGTCCCCACCACCTGCACTACACCGCGCTGCCGGATTGGGCACAATCGCTGGGCATGGCGATGTCGATCATCCTGCTGGCCCCGAGCTGGGGCGGCATGATCAACGGCATGATGACCCTGTCGGGCGCCTGGCATAAGTTGCGCACCGACCCGATCCTGCGCTTCCTCGTGGTCTCCCTGGCGTTCTACGGCATGTCGACCTTCGAAGGCCCGATGATGGCCATCAAGACCGTCAACTCGCTCTCCCACTACACCGACTGGACCATCGGCCACGTGCACGCCGGCGCCCTCGGCTGGGTGGCGATGATCTCCATCGGCGCGATCTACCACATGATCCCGAAACTGTTCGGCCGTGCGCAGATGCACAGCACCGGCCTGATCAACGCGCACTTCTGGCTCGCCACCATCGGCACCGTGCTGTACATCGCCTCGATGTGGGTCAACGGCATCACCCAGGGCCTGATGTGGCGTGCGATCAACGACGACGGCACCCTCACCTACTCGTTCGTCGAAGCGCTGCAGGCCAGCCATCCGGGCTTCATCGTCCGCGCCCTGGGCGGTGCGTTCTTCGCCAGCGGCATGCTGCTGATGGCGTACAACGTATGGCGCACCGTGCGCGCCTCGAACCCGGCCGAAGCCGAAGCCGCCGCCAAGATCGCTGTCGTTGGAGCTCACTGA
- the ccoO gene encoding cytochrome-c oxidase, cbb3-type subunit II — MKHEAVEKNIGLLAFFMVIAVSVGGLTQIVPLFFQDVTNKPVEGMKPRTALELEGRDVYIANGCVGCHSQMIRPFRAETERYGHYSVAGESVWDHPFLWGSKRTGPDLARVGGRYSDDWQRAHLYNPRNVVPESKMPAYPFLVENKLDGKDTAKKMEVLRSLGVPYTDEDIAGAKDAVKGKTEMDALVAYLQGLGTIIKSKR; from the coding sequence ATGAAGCATGAAGCCGTTGAGAAGAACATTGGCCTGCTGGCCTTCTTCATGGTCATCGCCGTCAGCGTCGGCGGCCTGACCCAGATCGTCCCGCTGTTTTTCCAGGATGTCACCAACAAGCCGGTCGAAGGCATGAAGCCGCGCACCGCCCTTGAACTGGAAGGCCGCGACGTCTACATCGCCAACGGATGCGTCGGCTGCCACTCGCAGATGATCCGTCCGTTCCGCGCCGAAACCGAACGTTACGGCCACTACTCCGTCGCCGGCGAAAGCGTCTGGGACCACCCGTTCCTGTGGGGCTCCAAGCGCACCGGCCCGGACCTGGCCCGCGTCGGCGGCCGCTACTCCGACGACTGGCAGCGTGCGCACCTGTACAACCCGCGCAACGTCGTCCCCGAGTCGAAAATGCCGGCTTACCCGTTCCTCGTGGAAAACAAGCTCGACGGCAAAGACACTGCCAAGAAAATGGAGGTCCTGCGCTCGCTCGGCGTCCCTTACACCGACGAAGACATCGCCGGTGCGAAGGATGCCGTCAAAGGCAAGACCGAAATGGACGCGCTGGTGGCCTATCTGCAAGGCCTGGGCACCATCATCAAAAGCAAACGGTGA
- a CDS encoding CcoQ/FixQ family Cbb3-type cytochrome c oxidase assembly chaperone, which translates to MDIGMIRGLGTVVVMVAFIGLALWVFSPKRKSEFEDATLLPFADDPEAIKHVEQASRSNKE; encoded by the coding sequence ATGGATATCGGGATGATTCGCGGCCTGGGCACCGTTGTCGTGATGGTGGCTTTCATCGGTCTGGCACTGTGGGTGTTCAGCCCCAAGCGCAAGTCAGAGTTCGAAGACGCGACCTTGCTGCCTTTTGCGGATGATCCCGAAGCCATCAAGCACGTCGAGCAAGCTTCTAGGAGTAACAAAGAATGA
- the ccoP gene encoding cytochrome-c oxidase, cbb3-type subunit III, translating to MTTFWSLYVTVLSLGTIFSLTWLLLSTRKGQRAEQTDETVGHSFDGIEEYDNPLPKWWFMLFVGTIVFALGYLVLYPGLGNWKGLLPGYNYLDNEKQTAFANGQTGWTGVHEWEKEMARSDAKFGPIFAKFAAMPIEDVAKDPQALKMGGRLFASNCSVCHGSDAKGAYGFPNLTDADWRWGGEPETIKTTIMGGRHAVMPAWADVIGEQGVADVAAFVLTNLDGRKLPEGTKADPANGQKLFAANCVACHGPEGKGTPAMGAPNLTHPAAFIYGSSFAQLQQTIRYGRQGQMPAQEQLQGNDKVHLLAAYVYSLSHGEKAPETQAE from the coding sequence ATGACTACATTCTGGAGTCTGTACGTCACAGTCCTCAGTCTCGGTACGATCTTTTCCCTGACCTGGCTGTTGCTGTCGACCCGCAAGGGCCAGCGCGCCGAGCAGACCGACGAGACCGTCGGCCACTCTTTCGACGGGATCGAAGAGTACGACAACCCCCTGCCCAAATGGTGGTTCATGCTGTTCGTGGGCACCATCGTCTTCGCCCTGGGCTACCTGGTGCTGTACCCGGGCCTGGGCAACTGGAAAGGCCTGCTGCCCGGCTACAACTACCTCGACAACGAGAAGCAGACCGCGTTCGCCAACGGCCAGACCGGCTGGACCGGCGTGCACGAGTGGGAAAAGGAAATGGCCCGTTCGGACGCCAAGTTCGGTCCGATCTTCGCCAAGTTCGCCGCCATGCCGATCGAAGACGTGGCCAAGGATCCCCAGGCCCTGAAGATGGGCGGCCGTTTGTTCGCCTCCAACTGCTCGGTCTGCCACGGCTCCGACGCCAAAGGCGCCTACGGCTTCCCGAACCTGACCGACGCCGACTGGCGCTGGGGCGGCGAGCCGGAAACCATCAAGACCACCATCATGGGCGGTCGCCACGCGGTGATGCCGGCCTGGGCCGACGTGATCGGTGAGCAAGGCGTGGCCGACGTGGCCGCGTTCGTGCTGACCAACCTCGACGGGCGCAAGCTGCCTGAAGGCACCAAGGCCGATCCGGCCAACGGCCAGAAGCTGTTCGCCGCCAACTGCGTGGCCTGCCACGGTCCGGAAGGCAAAGGCACCCCTGCCATGGGCGCACCCAACCTGACCCACCCGGCGGCGTTCATCTACGGCTCGAGCTTCGCCCAGCTGCAGCAGACCATCCGTTACGGCCGCCAGGGCCAGATGCCTGCCCAGGAGCAGCTGCAAGGCAACGACAAGGTGCACCTGCTGGCCGCCTACGTCTACAGCCTGTCCCACGGTGAAAAAGCGCCGGAAACCCAAGCCGAGTAA
- the ccoG gene encoding cytochrome c oxidase accessory protein CcoG, producing the protein MSNQIPVHDVTPPNKNASTSVDLYASREKIYTRAFTGLFRNLRMMGGTVLFLLYFGTVWLDWGGHQAVWWNLPERKFFIFGATFWPQDFILLSGMLIIAAFGLFFITVYAGRVWCGYTCPQSVWTWIFMWCEKVTEGDRNQRIKLDKAPMSANKFLRKFAKHSLWLLIGFVTGMTFVGYFSPIRELVFEFFTGQADGWSYFWVGFFTLATYGNAGWLREQVCIYMCPYARFQSVMFDKDTLIVSYDPRRGEGRGPRKKGADYKAQGLGDCIDCTMCVQVCPTGIDIRDGLQIECIGCAACIDACDSIMDKMDYPRGLISYTTEHNLSGQKTHKLRPRLIGYAVVLLAMISLLVTAFFMRSLVGFDVSKDRVLYRENAEGRIENVYSLKIMNKDQRDHTYVLEAAGLPDLRLQGKREIKVPAGEIFSMPVELSSAPEQLPSSTNEVKFILKDADDDSVHVEAKSRFIGPQNR; encoded by the coding sequence ATGAGCAACCAGATTCCGGTACACGACGTCACGCCCCCCAACAAGAACGCAAGCACCAGCGTCGACCTTTACGCCTCACGAGAAAAGATCTACACCCGCGCCTTCACCGGCCTGTTCCGCAACCTGCGGATGATGGGCGGCACCGTGCTGTTCCTGCTGTACTTCGGCACGGTCTGGCTCGACTGGGGCGGCCACCAGGCCGTGTGGTGGAACCTGCCGGAGCGCAAGTTCTTCATCTTCGGCGCGACCTTCTGGCCCCAGGACTTCATCCTGCTGTCGGGCATGCTGATCATCGCCGCGTTCGGCCTGTTCTTCATCACCGTGTACGCCGGCCGCGTCTGGTGCGGCTACACCTGCCCGCAAAGCGTGTGGACATGGATCTTCATGTGGTGCGAGAAGGTCACCGAAGGCGACCGCAACCAGCGCATCAAACTGGACAAGGCGCCCATGAGCGCCAACAAGTTCCTGCGCAAGTTCGCCAAGCATTCGCTGTGGCTGCTGATCGGCTTCGTCACCGGCATGACCTTCGTCGGCTACTTCTCGCCGATCCGCGAACTGGTGTTCGAGTTCTTCACCGGCCAGGCCGACGGCTGGTCGTACTTCTGGGTCGGGTTCTTCACCCTCGCCACCTACGGCAACGCCGGCTGGCTGCGCGAGCAGGTGTGCATCTACATGTGCCCGTACGCCCGCTTCCAGAGCGTGATGTTCGACAAGGACACCCTGATCGTCTCCTACGACCCGCGCCGGGGCGAAGGCCGCGGCCCGCGCAAGAAAGGCGCGGACTACAAGGCCCAGGGCCTGGGCGACTGCATCGACTGCACCATGTGCGTCCAGGTCTGCCCGACCGGCATCGACATCCGCGACGGCCTGCAGATCGAATGCATCGGCTGCGCCGCGTGCATCGACGCCTGCGACAGCATCATGGACAAGATGGACTATCCGCGCGGCCTCATCAGCTACACCACCGAACACAACCTGTCCGGGCAGAAGACCCACAAGCTGCGGCCGCGCCTGATCGGCTACGCCGTGGTGCTGCTGGCCATGATCAGCCTGCTGGTGACCGCGTTCTTCATGCGCTCGCTGGTCGGCTTCGACGTCAGCAAGGACCGCGTGCTGTACCGCGAGAACGCCGAAGGCCGGATCGAGAACGTCTACAGCCTGAAGATCATGAACAAGGACCAGCGCGACCACACCTACGTGCTGGAGGCCGCCGGCCTGCCGGACCTGCGCCTGCAAGGCAAGCGCGAGATCAAGGTGCCGGCCGGGGAAATCTTCAGCATGCCGGTCGAGCTGTCGAGCGCCCCCGAGCAACTGCCGTCGAGCACCAACGAGGTGAAATTCATCCTCAAGGACGCCGATGACGACAGCGTCCACGTTGAAGCCAAGAGCCGATTCATCGGCCCACAAAACCGTTGA
- a CDS encoding FixH family protein, translated as MPAATAASPWYKHLWPWIIIGILACSVTLTLSMVTIAVNHPDNLVNDNYYEAGKGINRSLDRELLAQTLNLRASVHLDGVTGEVDLRLSGNSQPKTLELNLISPTQPEKDRKIVLTRSEAENGRYIGQLADKIEGRRFVELLGSQDDHVWRMFEEELVSHDKDLLLGDEPLQGAEDLDK; from the coding sequence ATGCCCGCAGCCACTGCCGCAAGCCCATGGTACAAGCACCTCTGGCCCTGGATCATCATCGGGATCCTGGCCTGCTCGGTGACCCTGACCCTGTCCATGGTGACCATTGCGGTGAACCACCCGGACAACCTGGTCAACGACAACTACTACGAGGCCGGCAAAGGCATCAACCGCTCGCTGGACCGCGAGCTGCTGGCCCAGACCCTGAACCTGCGCGCCAGCGTGCACCTGGACGGCGTCACCGGCGAAGTCGACCTGCGCCTGAGCGGCAACAGCCAACCCAAGACCCTGGAGCTGAACCTGATTTCGCCGACCCAGCCGGAGAAAGACCGCAAGATCGTCCTGACCCGCAGCGAGGCCGAGAACGGCCGCTACATCGGCCAACTGGCGGACAAGATCGAAGGACGCCGGTTCGTCGAGCTGCTCGGCAGCCAGGACGACCACGTCTGGCGCATGTTCGAAGAGGAGCTGGTCAGCCACGACAAGGATCTGCTGCTGGGCGACGAGCCGCTGCAAGGCGCGGAAGACCTGGACAAGTAA
- a CDS encoding heavy metal translocating P-type ATPase: protein MTTPLPCYHCALPVPPGSRFTAVVLGEPREFCCPGCQAVAEAIVAGGLDSYYRHRSEASANPEALPVQLVDELALYDRADVQQPFVRHEGELAETTLLMEGISCAACGWLIEKHLRTLPAVAEARLNLSNHRLHVRWADAQLPLSRILAELRQIGYAAHPYQPDRASEQLAGENRRALRQLGVAGLLWFQAMMATMATWPEFNIDLSPELHTILRWVALFLTTPIVFYSCAPFFKGAMRDLRTRHLTMDVSVSLAIGAAYVAGIWTSITGVGELYFDAVGMFALFLLAGRYLERRARERTAAATAQLVNLLPASCLRLDAVGQSERILLSELCLGDHVLVPPGAVLPADGRILDGRSSVDESLLTGEYLPQARGVGDAVTAGTLNVEGALTVQVQALGQDTRLSAIVRLLDRAQAEKPRLAEIADRAAQWFLLLSLIAAAAIGLLWWELDASRAFWIVLAMLVATCPCALSLATPTALTAATGTLHKLGLLLTRGHVLEGLNQIDTVIFDKTGTLTEGRLMLRAVRPLGTLDADRCLSLAAALENRSEHPIARAFGRAPQAAEEVHSLPGLGLEGRVGEQRLRIGQAGFVCGLSGAGVPPMPDEPGQWLLLGDTQGPLAWFVLDDRLRADAPALLAACKARGWRTLLLSGDSSPMVAGVAAELGIDEARGGLRPDDKLQVLQQLHKEGRKVLMLGDGVNDVPVLAAADISVAMGSATDLAKTSADAVLLSNRLDALVQAFTLARRTRRVIIENLLWAALYNGLMLPFAALGWITPVWAAVGMSISSLTVVLNALRLTRLPGAPAVHATPETRPLPA from the coding sequence ATGACCACCCCACTCCCCTGCTACCACTGCGCCCTGCCCGTCCCGCCCGGCAGCCGCTTCACCGCCGTCGTGCTCGGGGAGCCCCGCGAGTTCTGCTGCCCCGGCTGCCAGGCCGTGGCCGAAGCCATCGTCGCCGGCGGGCTGGACAGCTACTACCGGCACCGCAGCGAAGCCTCGGCCAACCCCGAAGCGCTGCCGGTGCAACTGGTGGACGAGCTGGCGCTGTACGACCGCGCCGACGTGCAGCAACCGTTCGTGCGCCACGAAGGCGAGCTGGCCGAAACCACGCTGCTGATGGAAGGCATCAGTTGCGCCGCCTGCGGCTGGCTGATCGAGAAACACCTGCGCACGCTGCCGGCCGTGGCCGAAGCGCGCCTGAATCTGTCCAACCATCGCTTGCACGTGCGCTGGGCCGACGCGCAACTGCCGCTGAGCCGGATCCTCGCCGAACTGCGCCAGATCGGCTACGCCGCGCACCCGTACCAACCCGACCGCGCCAGCGAGCAACTGGCCGGCGAAAACCGCCGGGCCCTGCGCCAGCTCGGCGTCGCCGGCCTGCTGTGGTTCCAGGCGATGATGGCGACGATGGCCACCTGGCCGGAGTTCAACATCGACCTGAGCCCCGAACTGCACACCATCCTGCGCTGGGTCGCGCTGTTCCTCACCACGCCCATCGTGTTCTACAGCTGCGCGCCGTTCTTCAAGGGCGCCATGCGCGACCTGCGCACCCGCCACCTGACCATGGACGTCTCGGTGTCGCTGGCCATCGGCGCGGCCTACGTCGCCGGGATCTGGACCTCGATCACCGGGGTCGGCGAGCTGTACTTCGATGCGGTGGGCATGTTCGCCCTGTTCCTGCTCGCCGGACGCTACCTGGAGCGCCGCGCCCGGGAACGCACCGCCGCCGCCACCGCGCAACTGGTGAACCTGCTGCCGGCCTCGTGCCTGCGGCTCGACGCCGTCGGGCAGAGCGAGCGCATCCTGCTCAGCGAACTGTGCCTGGGCGACCATGTGCTGGTGCCGCCCGGCGCGGTCCTGCCGGCGGACGGCAGGATCCTGGACGGGCGCTCCAGCGTCGACGAGTCGCTGCTGACCGGCGAGTACCTGCCGCAGGCGCGCGGCGTGGGCGATGCGGTCACCGCCGGCACCCTCAATGTCGAGGGCGCGCTGACCGTGCAGGTGCAGGCCCTGGGCCAGGACACCCGACTGTCGGCCATCGTCCGCCTGCTCGACCGCGCCCAGGCCGAAAAGCCCCGGCTGGCGGAAATCGCCGACCGCGCCGCCCAATGGTTCCTGCTGCTGTCGCTGATCGCCGCAGCGGCCATCGGCTTGCTGTGGTGGGAGCTGGACGCGTCGCGGGCCTTCTGGATCGTGCTGGCGATGCTCGTCGCGACCTGCCCCTGCGCGCTGTCCCTGGCCACACCGACCGCGCTCACCGCCGCCACCGGCACCCTGCACAAGCTCGGCCTGCTGTTGACCCGCGGCCATGTGCTCGAAGGCCTCAACCAGATCGACACGGTGATCTTCGACAAGACCGGCACCCTCACCGAGGGACGCCTGATGCTGCGCGCGGTGCGCCCTCTCGGCACGCTGGACGCCGACCGCTGCCTGAGCCTCGCCGCCGCCCTGGAGAACCGCTCGGAGCACCCGATCGCCCGGGCCTTCGGCCGCGCCCCGCAGGCCGCCGAGGAAGTCCACAGCCTGCCGGGGCTGGGCCTTGAAGGCCGGGTCGGCGAACAGCGGCTGCGGATCGGCCAGGCCGGTTTCGTCTGCGGCCTGAGCGGCGCCGGCGTGCCGCCGATGCCGGACGAGCCCGGCCAATGGTTGCTGCTGGGCGACACCCAGGGGCCGCTGGCCTGGTTTGTCCTCGACGACCGCCTGCGCGCCGATGCGCCGGCCTTGCTGGCCGCGTGCAAGGCGCGGGGCTGGCGCACGCTGCTGCTGTCCGGCGACAGTTCGCCGATGGTCGCCGGCGTGGCCGCCGAACTGGGCATCGACGAGGCCCGCGGCGGCCTGCGCCCGGACGACAAGCTGCAGGTGCTGCAGCAGTTGCACAAGGAAGGCCGCAAGGTGCTGATGCTCGGCGACGGGGTCAACGACGTGCCGGTGCTGGCCGCCGCCGACATCAGCGTGGCCATGGGCTCGGCCACGGACCTGGCCAAGACCAGCGCCGACGCGGTGCTGCTGTCCAACCGTCTGGACGCCTTGGTGCAGGCCTTCACCCTGGCCCGCCGCACGCGCCGGGTGATCATCGAGAACCTGCTGTGGGCCGCCCTGTACAATGGCCTCATGTTGCCGTTCGCCGCCCTCGGCTGGATCACCCCGGTGTGGGCGGCGGTCGGCATGTCGATCAGTTCGCTGACCGTGGTGCTCAACGCCCTGCGCCTGACTCGCCTGCCCGGCGCGCCGGCCGTGCACGCCACGCCAGAAACCCGCCCGCTGCCGGCCTGA
- the ccoS gene encoding cbb3-type cytochrome oxidase assembly protein CcoS has translation MPALYVMIPAALLIVAIAVYIFFWAVDSGQYDDLDGPAHSILFDDQDPNHTAAVDEAKATPPDDKAPPHA, from the coding sequence ATGCCAGCTCTTTACGTAATGATCCCGGCCGCGCTGCTGATCGTGGCCATCGCCGTGTACATCTTCTTCTGGGCGGTGGACAGCGGCCAGTACGACGACCTCGACGGCCCGGCCCACAGCATCCTGTTCGACGACCAGGACCCGAACCACACCGCCGCGGTGGATGAAGCCAAGGCGACCCCGCCGGACGACAAGGCGCCGCCCCATGCTTGA
- a CDS encoding sulfite exporter TauE/SafE family protein, translated as MLELAPLLVSALILGLLGGGHCLGMCGGLMGALTLAIPKEQRSRRFRLLLAYNLGRILSYAAAGLLIGLAGWAVANSPAALFMRVLAGLLLIAMGLYLAGWWSGLTRIESLGRGLWRHIQPVANRLLPVSSLPRALLLGALWGWLPCGLVYSTLLWSASQGNALDSALLMLAFGLGTWPVLLATGLAAERITALLRRRSVRMAGGVLVLLFGLWTLPGPHQHWLMGH; from the coding sequence ATGCTTGAGCTTGCGCCGCTGCTGGTGTCTGCGCTGATCCTCGGCCTGTTGGGCGGCGGGCATTGCCTGGGGATGTGCGGCGGACTGATGGGCGCCCTGACCCTGGCGATCCCCAAGGAACAGCGCAGCCGGCGCTTTCGCCTGCTGCTGGCCTACAACCTGGGGCGCATCCTGAGCTACGCCGCCGCCGGCCTGCTGATCGGCCTCGCCGGCTGGGCCGTGGCCAACAGCCCTGCCGCGCTGTTCATGCGGGTGCTGGCCGGGCTGCTGCTGATCGCCATGGGGCTGTACCTGGCCGGGTGGTGGAGCGGCCTGACCCGCATCGAAAGCCTCGGCCGCGGGCTGTGGCGCCATATCCAGCCTGTGGCCAACCGGTTGCTGCCGGTATCGAGCCTGCCCCGCGCCCTGCTGCTCGGGGCGCTGTGGGGCTGGCTGCCCTGCGGGCTGGTCTACAGCACCCTGCTGTGGTCGGCCAGCCAAGGCAACGCGCTGGACAGCGCACTGCTGATGCTCGCGTTCGGGCTCGGCACCTGGCCGGTGCTGCTGGCCACCGGGCTGGCCGCCGAACGGATCACGGCGCTGCTGCGCCGACGCAGCGTGCGCATGGCGGGCGGCGTGCTGGTGCTGCTGTTCGGCCTCTGGACCCTGCCCGGACCGCACCAGCACTGGCTGATGGGCCACTAG